In Ahaetulla prasina isolate Xishuangbanna chromosome 6, ASM2864084v1, whole genome shotgun sequence, a single window of DNA contains:
- the ZIC1 gene encoding zinc finger protein ZIC 1 has product MLLDAGPQYPAIGVTTFGSSRHHSTGDVTEREVGLGINPFADAGMGAFKLNPSSHELASAGQTAFTSQAPGYAAAAALGHHHHHPGHVGSYSSAAAFNSTRDFLFRNRGFGEAAAAASAQHSLFASAAGSFGGPHGHGEAAGHLLFPGLHEQATSHASPNVVNGQMRLGFSGDMYGRPEQYGQVTSPRSEHYASPQLHGYGHMNMNMAAHHGAGAFFRYMRQPIKQELICKWIEPEQLANPKKSCNKTFSTMHELVTHVTVEHVGGPEQSNHICFWEECPREGKPFKAKYKLVNHIRVHTGEKPFPCPFPGCGKVFARSENLKIHKRTHTGEKPFKCEFEGCDRRFANSSDRKKHMHVHTSDKPYLCKMCDKSYTHPSSLRKHMKVHESSNQGSQPSPAASSGYESSTPPTIVSPSTENQTTSSLSPSSSAVHHTSSHSTLTSNFNEWYV; this is encoded by the exons ATGCTCCTGGATGCTGGACCTCAGTACCCAGCCATCGGTGTGACGACCTTCGGCTCCTCTCGCCACCACTCCACGGGCGATGTGACGGAGCGTGAGGTGGGACTGGGCATCAACCCCTTCGCCGACGCCGGCATGGGCGCCTTCAAGCTCAACCCCAGCAGCCACGAGCTGGCCTCGGCCGGCCAGACCGCCTTCACTTCGCAGGCCCCGGGctacgcggcggcggcggcgctgggacaccaccaccatcacccggGCCACGTCGGCTCCTACTCCAGCGCGGCCGCCTTCAATTCCACGCGGGACTTTCTTTTTCGTAACCGGGGCTTCGgggaagcggcggcggcggccagcGCGCAACACAGCCTCTTCGCCTCGGCGGCCGGCAGCTTCGGAGGGCCCCACGGGCATGGCGAGGCGGCGGGCCATCTCCTCTTCCCGGGCCTCCACGAGCAAGCCACGAGCCATGCGTCTCCAAACGTGGTCAACGGGCAGATGCGCCTCGGTTTCTCCGGAGACATGTACGGCCGACCGGAGCAGTATGGGCAGGTGACCAGCCCGCGCTCCGAGCATTATGCATCCCCCCAACTGCACGGCTACGGtcatatgaatatgaacatggcaGCCCATCACGGAGCGGGGGCCTTCTTTCGTTACATGAGGCAGCCCATCAAGCAGGAGCTCATCTGCAAGTGGATCGAACCCGAGCAGTTGGCTAACCCCAAAAAGTCCTGCAACAAAACTTTCAGCACCATGCACGAGCTGGTGACTCACGTCACCGTGGAGCACGTTGGCGGGCCCGAGCAGTCCAACCACATCTGCTTCTGGGAAGAGTGTCCCAGGGAAGGGAAGCCTTTCAAGGCCAAATATAAACTGGTCAACCACATCCGagtccacacgggggagaagcctTTCCCTTGCCCTTTCCCGGGATGCGGCAAAGTCTTCGCTCGGTCGGAAAATCTCAAAATCCACAAAAGGACGCATACAG GTGAAAAACCCTTTAAGTGTGAATTCGAGGGCTGTGACAGGCGCTTCGCCAACAGTAGTGATCGCAAAAAGCACATGCATGTCCACACGTCAGATAAGCCTTATCTCTGCAAAATGTGCGATAAATCCTACACGCATCCCAGCTCCCTACGAAAACACATGAAG gTCCACGAATCCTCTAACCAGGGATCCCAGCCTTCCCCCGCTGCCAGCTCGGGTTATGAATCGTCAACTCCCCCAACCATCGTCTCTCCATCCACAGAAAACCAGACCACGAGTTCCTTATCCCCTTCATCTTCAGCGGTCCACCACACGTCCAGCCACAGTACACTCACGTCAAATTTTAACGAATGGTACgtttaa